One window of the Labilibaculum sp. genome contains the following:
- a CDS encoding tetratricopeptide repeat protein, translating into MIRSRYFIILIIFVFITTVTFAQSGGKTVSELFSEVEISKKVRLLGDKCWSLREINSDSAIILGQQALQLAIQYDIKKELPRLYGFIGVVQLHYLYKTKESIPYLHRALEYSLQQKDSVQLAYSYNNLGDLYLLTGNIPLALKFSEYSLQIFTILNHDAGKSYAYVNMGLVYREKKDFDLALEYFEKAKSLWKELGDELGMGSVTLEIARTYEAKGDHDIAMKYYQQSFQKSLGSSNVRYAAFCLSGMANIFYLKSEYDKAFEYYQKALKLNQERRHNFGMVDDYIGLALVYAHKNERAEAELALHKALGVASKLGLNSKILKTYRAFVELYQIVDDQSNAMVSYDRFSLVYDSIFSIQQFEIIEEMQNRFTIRQTLSETEQELASRKFQELYLVIIIILMLIIAVILYWRYQSQRKLNLKLAEINRTKDKLFSVISHDLKNPFNSLIGFSELLMEESREGDYQNTEKFAGYIHQSSLEGMKLLTNLLDWSRSQTGAISFYPTSISFDQLFDELNSFFESEQQQYKVKIEFNNLIEQKVMADPDILRTILINLISNAIKYTYEGGLIRLDATKTNSHVNIKVKDNGTGMSPDILNRLFDNSKTINSTQGLHNEQGTGLGLSICFELIRIHKGTIKVKSELGKGSTFEIEFPG; encoded by the coding sequence ATGATACGATCCCGGTACTTTATTATTTTAATCATATTTGTATTTATTACCACAGTCACGTTTGCCCAGTCGGGAGGTAAAACTGTTTCTGAACTTTTCTCGGAGGTAGAAATTTCGAAAAAGGTAAGATTGCTGGGAGACAAGTGCTGGAGTTTACGGGAAATTAATTCTGATTCTGCCATTATTCTTGGACAGCAGGCTTTGCAATTAGCGATTCAATATGATATAAAAAAAGAATTGCCAAGACTCTATGGGTTTATTGGGGTTGTTCAATTGCACTATTTATACAAAACTAAAGAATCAATTCCCTACCTGCATAGGGCTTTGGAGTATAGCCTGCAACAAAAAGACTCGGTGCAGCTGGCTTATTCATATAACAATTTAGGTGATTTATATCTATTAACTGGAAATATACCTTTAGCCTTAAAATTCTCCGAATATTCATTGCAAATATTCACGATTCTTAATCATGATGCGGGAAAATCATATGCATACGTGAATATGGGTTTGGTATATCGTGAGAAGAAAGATTTTGATTTGGCACTGGAATATTTTGAAAAGGCTAAATCATTATGGAAGGAGTTAGGAGATGAATTGGGGATGGGCTCGGTAACCTTGGAAATTGCGCGGACTTATGAAGCAAAAGGAGATCATGATATAGCAATGAAATATTATCAGCAGTCTTTTCAGAAAAGTCTGGGTTCAAGTAATGTCAGATATGCTGCTTTTTGTTTGTCAGGAATGGCTAATATATTTTATCTGAAAAGTGAGTACGATAAAGCGTTTGAATATTATCAGAAAGCATTGAAATTAAATCAGGAGCGCAGGCATAATTTTGGTATGGTTGATGATTATATCGGTTTGGCCTTAGTTTATGCTCATAAAAATGAACGTGCAGAGGCAGAGCTTGCATTGCATAAAGCGCTTGGTGTTGCCAGCAAATTAGGATTGAATTCCAAAATTCTAAAAACATATAGGGCATTTGTTGAACTTTATCAAATTGTTGATGATCAGTCAAATGCAATGGTGAGCTACGATAGGTTTTCATTGGTATACGATTCCATTTTTTCCATCCAGCAATTTGAGATTATTGAGGAGATGCAAAATAGATTTACGATTCGGCAAACTCTATCCGAAACAGAGCAGGAATTAGCATCCCGAAAATTTCAAGAATTATACTTGGTGATTATTATCATTCTGATGTTGATAATTGCTGTTATTCTTTATTGGCGTTATCAGTCACAGCGGAAATTGAATCTTAAGCTAGCCGAAATTAACCGGACAAAGGATAAATTATTCTCAGTAATTTCTCATGATTTAAAAAATCCGTTTAATTCTTTAATTGGATTTAGTGAGTTATTAATGGAGGAGAGCAGAGAAGGTGATTATCAAAATACAGAGAAGTTTGCCGGTTATATTCATCAGTCATCATTGGAAGGAATGAAGCTGTTGACCAATTTATTGGATTGGTCTAGATCACAAACAGGAGCTATTTCATTTTACCCGACATCAATATCATTTGATCAGCTGTTTGATGAGTTAAACAGTTTTTTTGAATCAGAGCAACAGCAATATAAGGTAAAGATTGAATTCAATAATTTAATTGAACAGAAGGTTATGGCCGATCCGGATATTCTTCGGACAATTTTAATTAATTTAATTTCCAACGCTATTAAATACACATATGAGGGTGGTTTGATTAGATTGGATGCGACTAAAACAAATTCTCATGTGAATATTAAAGTAAAAGACAATGGCACCGGGATGTCGCCGGATATTTTGAATAGATTATTTGATAATTCAAAAACAATAAATAGTACTCAAGGTTTGCACAACGAACAGGGAACCGGTTTGGGCTTAAGTATTTGTTTCGAATTAATTCGAATTCATAAGGGAACAATCAAAGTTAAAAGTGAATTGGGAAAGGGAAGTACTTTTGAAATCGAGTTTCCTGGTTAA
- a CDS encoding CoB--CoM heterodisulfide reductase iron-sulfur subunit A family protein encodes MKKKIGVYVCHCGGNISDYVDVEKVRAEIEKDESVFLSKTTMFACADSNQKDMVTDIAEKQLDGAVVASCSPTLHLLTFSAVAERAGLNKYNYIHANIREQASWAHSDDKVGATEKAIQIVKAAVAKVKRSNALEPFRVAATNAVAVVGAGIAGLRSAIQLAESGAQVYLIEREFFVGGRVAQWDDLFVSDETGKELITRLYDKAMNHKNITLFTGAEIIENSGSVGNISLKVKIAPRHMKLDCNEGNLGKAIEVCPVVVPDKFNFNITTRKAIYHNFPGEYPQLPVIDIENCTRCGECEKVCENVDFSQKDEFLNIKVGSVLLATGFDPYEPKNDEFGYKTIDNVVTLPQFKRLVHYCDDKLVYKGKEVKNVAYIYCVGSRQVDGDNKYCSRYCCTATIHAAITAKKKYKDLYNFHFNRGIRTYGKQEVLYDESSRLGDIYLQSFEDHPPVVSKEGDKTIVTINDILTADKTLEVEADLVVLVTGMVPRQDNSIGSLLKIPRGRDNFFNEIHMKLRPVETVIDGVTIAGASQGPKNIMESMNSSLAAATKSFSLIASGELSLSPTIAKIDVDNCGWCGKCDDACPFSALTKADVNGKLVAVVNESVCKGCGMCMPVCPSNAIELIGYTDNQIESMIDALLSTD; translated from the coding sequence ATGAAAAAGAAAATAGGTGTTTACGTATGTCATTGCGGAGGGAATATTTCAGATTACGTTGACGTGGAAAAGGTTCGGGCCGAGATTGAGAAGGATGAAAGCGTATTTTTATCGAAAACAACTATGTTTGCCTGTGCAGATTCCAACCAGAAGGATATGGTTACAGATATTGCAGAAAAGCAATTGGATGGTGCCGTTGTTGCTTCTTGTTCTCCCACATTACATTTACTTACATTTAGCGCTGTTGCTGAAAGAGCCGGGTTGAATAAATACAATTATATTCATGCAAATATCAGAGAACAAGCTTCCTGGGCTCATTCTGATGATAAAGTTGGGGCAACCGAGAAAGCAATTCAGATTGTAAAAGCGGCTGTTGCAAAAGTGAAGAGGTCGAATGCCCTTGAACCATTTCGGGTAGCTGCGACCAATGCTGTAGCTGTTGTTGGTGCCGGTATTGCAGGGCTTCGTTCAGCAATCCAATTAGCCGAATCAGGAGCTCAGGTATATTTAATAGAACGTGAATTTTTTGTAGGGGGTAGAGTTGCTCAATGGGATGATTTGTTTGTGTCAGATGAAACTGGTAAAGAGTTAATTACCCGTCTTTACGACAAAGCAATGAATCACAAAAATATTACATTGTTTACAGGGGCTGAAATTATTGAGAATAGCGGGAGTGTTGGAAATATCTCATTGAAGGTGAAAATTGCTCCTCGTCATATGAAATTGGATTGCAACGAGGGTAATTTAGGGAAAGCCATTGAAGTTTGTCCGGTAGTTGTTCCCGATAAATTTAACTTTAATATTACTACACGTAAGGCTATCTATCACAATTTTCCCGGTGAATATCCTCAACTTCCGGTAATCGACATAGAGAATTGTACCCGCTGTGGAGAGTGTGAAAAAGTTTGCGAAAATGTTGATTTTAGTCAGAAGGATGAATTTCTAAATATTAAAGTTGGTTCTGTACTTCTTGCAACAGGTTTTGATCCATACGAGCCAAAAAATGACGAATTTGGTTATAAAACGATTGATAATGTTGTTACTCTTCCTCAATTTAAACGTTTGGTTCATTATTGCGATGATAAGCTTGTTTATAAAGGAAAAGAGGTTAAGAATGTCGCCTATATCTATTGTGTAGGTAGTCGTCAGGTTGACGGGGATAATAAATATTGCTCAAGGTATTGCTGCACAGCTACCATACATGCAGCAATCACTGCTAAAAAGAAATACAAAGATCTGTATAATTTCCATTTTAACAGAGGAATTAGAACCTATGGGAAACAGGAAGTTTTATACGATGAATCTTCTCGTTTGGGGGATATTTATTTGCAGTCATTTGAAGATCATCCACCGGTTGTGTCTAAGGAAGGTGACAAGACTATTGTTACTATTAACGATATTTTAACTGCCGATAAAACTTTGGAAGTGGAAGCTGATTTGGTGGTTTTGGTAACTGGTATGGTACCCCGCCAGGACAATTCAATTGGCAGTCTTCTGAAAATTCCCAGGGGAAGAGATAATTTCTTTAATGAAATTCACATGAAGCTGCGACCAGTTGAAACAGTAATTGATGGTGTAACCATCGCAGGTGCTTCTCAAGGGCCAAAGAATATTATGGAATCAATGAATTCATCTTTGGCTGCTGCAACCAAGTCTTTTTCATTAATTGCTTCGGGAGAACTTTCTCTTTCACCTACTATTGCCAAAATTGATGTGGATAACTGCGGGTGGTGTGGTAAATGTGATGATGCATGTCCATTTAGTGCTTTAACAAAAGCAGATGTTAATGGTAAGCTGGTTGCAGTTGTAAATGAATCTGTTTGTAAAGGGTGTGGAATGTGTATGCCTGTTTGTCCGTCCAATGCAATTGAATTGATTGGATATACTGACAATCAAATTGAAAGTATGATTGACGCTTTATTATCAACAGATTAA
- a CDS encoding Crp/Fnr family transcriptional regulator — protein MNEKSCKFCSNRSSASNFLNDKELKMLEESCVDVQFQKGDVIFRQNALSSNIIFVKSGLVKIHITGPEREQILKIIKGPIYLGIPTTLGDKVNHYSATALMETRVCFISLDSFKDFIASNSDFAYEIITELCKNELGHFDHCVNQVQKQSQGRIAEALCFFAEDIFDEPNFSLPLSRQEFGDLTGNSRESVSRILANLNNDGVISLNGKNIQILNMERLKSIRKNG, from the coding sequence ATGAATGAAAAATCATGTAAATTTTGCAGCAACAGGTCGTCTGCTTCAAATTTTTTAAACGATAAAGAACTAAAAATGCTTGAGGAAAGCTGCGTAGATGTACAATTCCAAAAAGGTGACGTTATTTTCAGACAAAATGCTCTTTCTTCAAATATTATCTTTGTAAAAAGTGGATTGGTGAAAATACATATTACCGGTCCTGAGAGAGAACAAATTTTAAAGATTATTAAAGGACCTATTTATCTTGGAATCCCTACAACCCTAGGAGATAAGGTGAATCATTATTCTGCCACAGCATTAATGGAAACAAGAGTTTGCTTTATTAGTTTAGACTCTTTTAAAGATTTTATTGCATCAAACAGCGATTTTGCCTACGAAATAATCACCGAATTATGCAAGAATGAATTAGGGCATTTTGATCATTGTGTAAATCAAGTGCAAAAGCAAAGTCAGGGAAGAATTGCCGAAGCTCTTTGCTTTTTTGCTGAAGATATTTTTGACGAGCCAAATTTTTCACTACCTCTCTCCCGACAGGAATTTGGTGACTTAACCGGTAATTCAAGAGAAAGTGTTTCCCGGATACTTGCCAATTTAAATAATGATGGTGTAATATCATTAAATGGGAAAAACATACAAATTCTGAATATGGAACGCCTGAAAAGCATCAGGAAAAATGGTTGA
- the rarD gene encoding EamA family transporter RarD, producing MEDSKNTTIGYVYALQAFFTWGILPIFWKLLSNVSAIEILAHRIFWSFAFLIILLLLTRKKNVWNLLRQKKTRKSLIISSLLIGLNWGLFIYAVNAKQIVEASLGYYINPIVNVILGMIVLNEKLDKLKYIAVLIASAAVIYLTIDYGKFPWIAIILACSFGLYVLTKKTAGIEAIPALAVETLILAPFALGYILYKMWIGNGALFTGSISISSYLMLTGIVTTLPLYWFAKGAQRIPLSALGFMQYIAPTLMLLIGVLIYNEPFRYEQLIAFGLIWIALALYTTSIIRNTRKKIKSTKR from the coding sequence ATGGAAGATTCAAAGAATACTACAATAGGATATGTATATGCCCTTCAAGCCTTTTTCACTTGGGGAATACTGCCTATATTCTGGAAATTACTTTCCAATGTTTCTGCGATTGAAATTTTAGCTCATCGAATTTTTTGGTCGTTTGCATTTCTTATTATCCTTTTACTACTGACCCGGAAAAAAAATGTATGGAATTTATTGCGTCAAAAGAAAACACGTAAGAGTTTAATCATATCATCTTTGTTAATAGGTTTAAATTGGGGATTATTCATTTATGCCGTAAATGCAAAACAAATTGTTGAAGCCAGTTTAGGTTATTACATCAATCCTATCGTAAACGTAATACTTGGAATGATTGTTCTTAACGAAAAGTTGGATAAGCTAAAATACATTGCAGTATTAATAGCATCTGCTGCAGTTATTTACCTTACAATTGATTACGGAAAATTCCCTTGGATTGCTATTATTTTAGCTTGTTCTTTTGGTTTATATGTCTTAACAAAAAAAACAGCTGGAATTGAAGCAATACCTGCTCTGGCTGTTGAAACACTAATTCTGGCACCATTTGCATTGGGATATATCCTTTATAAAATGTGGATAGGAAATGGAGCTTTATTTACCGGCAGTATATCAATCTCAAGCTATTTGATGCTAACGGGAATTGTTACCACTTTGCCTTTGTATTGGTTTGCAAAAGGAGCACAACGAATTCCACTGTCAGCATTAGGATTTATGCAATATATTGCACCCACCCTAATGCTATTAATTGGCGTATTGATCTATAACGAACCATTTAGATACGAACAACTTATTGCCTTTGGTTTAATTTGGATTGCGTTAGCTCTTTACACAACTTCCATAATCAGAAATACAAGAAAGAAAATTAAATCAACTAAACGATAA
- a CDS encoding CoB--CoM heterodisulfide reductase iron-sulfur subunit A family protein: MSEKKILEYDVLVVGGGISGGEAALNLANLNYKVLVVEKDLSLGGKMIALSKVFPTLDCAACITTPKVSEISRHPNITIMFSAEAKKIDKIGEHNFEAHVHQKPRYVNIEDCTACQLCEKACPVSVIDEYQQGLVGRKAAFIPFSIASPRAAAIDIINCTLCGACERVCPTGCIDFTQTDNDFIVKTKAVVVATGFNLFDPLKIPRYGYGKYKNVITSMQMERQLAPTRPFNTILRPGDGKMPDNIAYVLCTGSRDKSVGNPICSQVCCMYSIKQGQLLMGSLPMADVTIYYLHIRAFGKGFNEFYDQSKDMGVEFIKGKIGNITEKENGNLILRYEDIEEGKVKEAEHDMVVLSVGVMSNSEISDSFQGESLRLDDYGFINQNDILASPAETSIDGVFVAGTATGPMDIPDSILSAGAASAETTSYLRRASL; this comes from the coding sequence ATGTCGGAAAAGAAAATATTAGAATATGATGTTCTTGTTGTAGGCGGTGGTATTTCTGGCGGAGAAGCGGCTCTGAATCTCGCAAATCTTAATTATAAGGTTTTGGTGGTTGAGAAAGACTTATCTCTTGGTGGAAAGATGATTGCACTTAGCAAGGTATTCCCAACTCTGGATTGTGCGGCTTGTATCACTACTCCTAAAGTATCTGAAATATCCAGACATCCCAATATTACGATCATGTTTAGTGCCGAGGCTAAGAAGATTGATAAAATTGGAGAACATAATTTTGAGGCTCATGTGCATCAAAAACCAAGATACGTAAATATCGAGGACTGTACAGCATGTCAATTGTGTGAGAAAGCATGTCCGGTTAGTGTAATAGACGAATACCAACAAGGTTTGGTGGGGCGTAAAGCTGCCTTTATTCCATTTAGTATTGCGAGTCCTCGTGCTGCAGCTATCGATATCATAAATTGCACTTTGTGCGGAGCATGTGAAAGAGTGTGCCCGACAGGATGTATTGATTTTACACAAACAGACAATGACTTTATTGTTAAAACCAAAGCTGTAGTTGTGGCTACCGGTTTTAACTTGTTTGATCCGCTTAAAATTCCACGTTACGGTTACGGAAAATATAAAAATGTAATTACTTCCATGCAAATGGAAAGACAACTCGCTCCAACCAGACCCTTTAATACCATTCTGAGACCTGGAGATGGAAAAATGCCTGATAATATCGCATATGTACTGTGTACAGGTTCACGCGATAAATCGGTAGGTAACCCAATTTGTTCCCAGGTATGTTGTATGTATTCCATAAAACAAGGTCAATTGTTAATGGGATCGCTGCCAATGGCTGATGTGACCATTTATTACTTGCATATCAGAGCATTTGGAAAAGGTTTTAATGAGTTTTACGATCAGTCCAAAGACATGGGTGTAGAATTTATTAAAGGTAAAATTGGTAATATCACTGAGAAGGAAAACGGAAACTTAATTCTACGATACGAAGATATTGAAGAAGGTAAGGTGAAGGAAGCAGAACACGATATGGTTGTACTTTCAGTAGGTGTGATGTCTAATTCTGAAATTTCTGATTCTTTCCAAGGTGAATCGTTACGATTAGATGATTATGGATTTATCAATCAAAATGATATTCTGGCCAGTCCTGCTGAAACCAGCATTGATGGCGTATTTGTTGCTGGTACAGCTACGGGTCCAATGGATATTCCTGATTCAATATTGTCAGCAGGTGCTGCTTCTGCAGAAACTACAAGTTATTTAAGGAGGGCATCGTTATGA
- a CDS encoding DsrE/DsrF/DrsH-like family protein: MQQVTEIQAVDFQKQIDALTAKVSMLEGMNQDQLSIAVVSGDFDKILAAMVISLGAAAMDTEVKLFFSFWALAALRDPKKSVTGKNFISKMFGVMLPKGKEKLKLSNMNMCGMGPRMIKSIMKKHGVLSLEEMFKQAGEFGIEITICEMSMDLMGIKKEELIDYPNMRFAGAVTFAGDMGESTSQLFI; the protein is encoded by the coding sequence ATGCAACAAGTAACAGAAATTCAGGCTGTTGATTTTCAAAAACAAATTGACGCCCTTACTGCAAAGGTTTCCATGCTGGAAGGTATGAATCAAGATCAATTATCAATCGCGGTTGTATCAGGTGATTTTGATAAAATTTTGGCGGCTATGGTTATTTCTCTCGGAGCAGCTGCAATGGATACAGAAGTGAAATTATTCTTTTCATTTTGGGCCCTTGCCGCTTTACGTGATCCTAAAAAATCAGTCACTGGAAAGAATTTTATTTCTAAAATGTTTGGCGTTATGCTTCCTAAAGGAAAGGAGAAATTGAAATTATCGAATATGAATATGTGCGGAATGGGACCACGAATGATCAAATCGATTATGAAAAAGCATGGTGTTCTTTCTTTGGAAGAAATGTTTAAACAAGCTGGTGAGTTTGGTATTGAAATTACTATTTGCGAGATGTCGATGGATTTGATGGGAATAAAAAAAGAAGAATTGATTGATTATCCAAATATGCGTTTTGCAGGTGCTGTAACATTTGCCGGAGATATGGGTGAGAGCACATCACAGTTATTTATATAA
- a CDS encoding 4Fe-4S dicluster domain-containing protein, which produces MARINPKFTTELQSYGAFDTNACYNCGNCTAVCSLSDEDNSFPRKMVRYSVLGLENEIQTSLEPWLCYYCGDCSATCPREAEPGELMMSLRRYLTSKYDWTGLSGMLYKSLSTSVIAFVLLAVGVIWFALSLNFEPELLLHYGHYFEMSAIGSVFLLILLPNLIRMWNMVIRKPKVNVSFSAYLKSFSELIVHMFTQKRTLGCDDSQTRWFQHLILVIGYLSLLFTTVFLDWFATDSSFILVLGYLESAVIFSVTFIFMIGRLNKKTQVSKNSHPSDWFFVIWLFLMGLSAFVVRLFIDLDILETNIWMYLIHLTILVQWAIIIVPFGKWTHFLYRSFAMYFEKLKSLSVS; this is translated from the coding sequence ATGGCAAGGATAAATCCTAAATTCACAACTGAGTTGCAAAGCTATGGCGCTTTTGATACAAACGCATGTTATAATTGCGGGAATTGTACAGCTGTTTGCTCTTTGTCAGACGAAGACAACTCGTTTCCACGGAAAATGGTAAGATATAGCGTACTTGGTTTGGAAAATGAAATTCAAACTTCATTGGAACCTTGGTTGTGCTATTATTGTGGCGATTGCAGTGCAACGTGCCCACGTGAAGCAGAGCCAGGTGAATTAATGATGTCACTTCGCAGATACCTGACTTCAAAATATGATTGGACAGGGCTTTCAGGGATGTTGTATAAATCTCTAAGTACATCTGTTATTGCATTTGTTTTGTTGGCAGTAGGAGTAATTTGGTTTGCATTAAGTCTTAATTTTGAACCTGAATTATTATTGCATTACGGTCATTATTTTGAGATGTCGGCAATTGGTAGTGTTTTTCTACTGATTTTACTTCCGAATCTTATTCGTATGTGGAATATGGTAATCCGAAAACCAAAGGTGAATGTGTCATTCTCTGCTTATTTAAAATCATTTAGCGAACTGATTGTTCATATGTTTACCCAAAAAAGAACATTGGGTTGTGATGATAGTCAAACCCGTTGGTTTCAGCACTTAATCCTTGTAATTGGTTATTTATCATTGCTTTTCACAACAGTGTTTTTGGATTGGTTTGCAACCGACAGCAGTTTCATTCTGGTTTTGGGTTATCTCGAAAGTGCAGTTATTTTTTCAGTAACATTTATTTTCATGATTGGACGCCTTAACAAAAAAACGCAGGTGAGTAAAAATTCACATCCAAGCGACTGGTTTTTTGTAATCTGGCTATTTCTAATGGGATTGAGTGCTTTTGTTGTCCGTTTATTTATCGATTTAGATATTCTGGAAACTAATATTTGGATGTATTTAATTCATTTAACGATTCTTGTGCAGTGGGCTATTATTATAGTGCCTTTTGGGAAGTGGACACATTTTTTATATCGTTCGTTTGCTATGTATTTTGAGAAATTAAAAAGTCTTTCGGTGTCTTAA
- a CDS encoding sulfurtransferase TusA family protein → MTQEELLEIKADTSVDARGTSCPGPLLAAKKAIGTIDKGQIMEILSADEGTRNDIPKWCNKKGFECLGTLEESGFYKIYLKK, encoded by the coding sequence ATGACACAAGAAGAATTATTGGAAATAAAAGCAGATACATCTGTAGATGCACGTGGAACTTCATGTCCCGGACCACTATTAGCAGCTAAAAAAGCAATTGGAACTATTGATAAAGGTCAAATTATGGAGATTCTTTCTGCCGATGAAGGTACAAGAAATGATATTCCAAAATGGTGTAACAAAAAAGGGTTCGAATGTTTAGGAACGCTGGAAGAATCTGGATTTTATAAAATTTATCTAAAAAAATAA
- a CDS encoding hydrogenase iron-sulfur subunit: MGAEKVNKSPKILVFSTEKISDPAIDMAGLLKLHYPPTVYTITVPCSSGIKSKWILHALEQGFDGVFIAADGTDCPYGESCVDKTGQLVGATQELLKQKGMDPARLKMAAICSVCSEPFVKHVKSFTNYLMNSSN, translated from the coding sequence ATGGGAGCGGAAAAAGTAAATAAAAGCCCGAAGATTTTGGTTTTTTCAACAGAAAAAATCTCCGATCCGGCTATTGATATGGCGGGCTTATTGAAATTACATTATCCGCCTACTGTCTATACCATCACAGTTCCTTGCTCAAGTGGAATCAAATCAAAGTGGATTTTACATGCCCTTGAGCAAGGGTTTGATGGTGTATTTATAGCTGCTGATGGAACCGACTGTCCATATGGTGAATCTTGTGTCGATAAAACCGGTCAGCTTGTAGGTGCAACTCAAGAACTTTTAAAGCAAAAAGGAATGGATCCAGCTCGTCTTAAAATGGCGGCCATATGTTCTGTGTGCAGTGAGCCATTCGTAAAACATGTAAAGAGTTTTACTAATTATTTAATGAATTCTTCAAATTAA
- a CDS encoding DUF5808 domain-containing protein, with product MRRKLDQHLLDSMSKNLGNWHGPFYCNRKDPRLIVPKYNPMLGWTFNFANPYAYLIVVAIVLIIVGSQLF from the coding sequence ATGAGAAGAAAACTTGATCAACATTTACTGGATTCAATGAGTAAGAATCTGGGAAATTGGCATGGCCCGTTTTATTGCAACCGAAAAGATCCACGATTAATTGTCCCCAAATACAATCCGATGTTGGGCTGGACTTTTAATTTTGCAAATCCATATGCGTATCTGATTGTAGTTGCAATTGTGTTAATTATTGTAGGTTCTCAACTATTTTAG